The sequence below is a genomic window from Qipengyuania flava.
GCGACTGGATACGGTAATCGCCCTCGCCAGCGCGCTTGAGGACGCCGTGGCTAAAGGTCCCGTCGATGAAAACGAAGGTGTATTCGCCCTCCTCAACCACGCTCGGCAGGAAAGGCTGGATCATGCAGGGCTGACCCATGCGCCAGGTGCTTTCGGGCAGGGCGTCGTGAGCGAAGCTGTGCTGGCCAAGGCCGCCTGCGCCCACCTGTCGCTTCACGACGACCCGCGTGGCCTCGAATGCGTCGAGGGCGATGGCCACGTCGCTTCGTCCCGCGTCATCGAGCCACAGGGTCGGGATGGCCGGCACGCCGGCTTTGGCGAGCTGCTTCAGGTAGCGCTTGTCGCCATTCCAGCGAACGACCTCGGGCGGGTTGCAGACCCGGATTCCGCGCGCCGTCAGGGCTTCGAGCTTCTCGAGGAATTCCGCCAGGTGATCCTGATAGTCCCAGGCGGTACCGAGCAGGACCAGCGCGATACCCTCAAACTCATCCAGCGGCGCGCGCCAGTCGATCTCGACCAGCTCCAGCCCGGATTTCGCGAATGCGGGCCGCAGGGCGGCAACTTCGAGATCATGCTCGAACGCGTCGCCTCGCCGGGGGCCATCCCCCGGCAAGGTGTCCGCGCAGGCAAGGAAGCCTATGCGGGTCAGACCGCCTCCAGCGCCTGTTCGAAATCGGCGATCAGGTCGTCCGGATCCTCGATGCCGATCGAAATGCGCACGAGGTTGTCCGAAATGCCCAGCTCCGCGCGGCGGCCTTCGGCGACCGAAAGGTGGGTCATCGAAGCGGGGTGGCTGGCGAGCGTCTCAGTGCCGCCGAGGCTGACCGCGAGCTTGGCGATCTTGAGCGCGTCGAGGAAGCGGAAGCACTCCGCCTCGCCGCCCTTCAGGAGCAGCGAGAAGGTCGAACCGGCGCCCTTGCAGTGGCGGTCGTAAATGTCCTGCTGGCGCGCGTCCTTGATCATGCCAAGATAGCCGAGGCCTTCGACCTTGGGATGCTGGGCGAGGAATTCGCAAACCTTCTCAGCGTTCTCGCCCGCGCGCTGCATGCGCAGTTCGACGGTCTCGAGGCTGCGGCACAGCATCCATGCGGTGTTGGGATCGCAGATGCCGCCCATGGTGTTGCGCAGCATGCGGATCGCATCGATGAAGCGCTTCTTGCCCGAAACGCTGCCTGCGACGAGGTCGGAGTGGCCGCCGACATACTTGGTCAGCGAGTAGACCACGAGGTCCGCGCCATGGTCGAGCGGGCGCTGCCACAGGGGGCCGAGGAAGGTGTTGTCGATCGCGATCGAGCACTTGTCGGGGTCGAAATGGGCATCGCGTGCAGCCTTGACTGCCTCGATATCGACCAGCGCGTTGGTCGGGTTGCCCGGACTTTCGAGGTAGATCATCGGCACTTCGCCGCCCTTCTCCTCGGCCAGCGCTTTGGCTTTCACCATCACTTCGTCAAGCTGCTCGCGGGTGGCACCTGCCGGGAAGTCGATGAAGCTCACGCCGTATTTCGCCATGGTCTTGGCGATGAAGCCTTCCGAGGCTGCATAGAGCGGGCCGGAGTGGACGATGACATCGCCCGCCTTGCAGGCCGCCAGCAGAAGCACGGCAATTGCGGTCATGCCGCTGGAGAAGGACAGCGCCTCTTCCGCTCCGTCCCAGACCGCGAGGCGATCTTCGAGGATTTCCTGGTTCGGCGCGTTGAAGCGCGAATAGACCAGACCGTCCGCGCCGCCCGGGCGCTTGCCGGTGATGCCTTCGAAGTGGCGCTTGCCATCGGCGGCGCTGGGGAAGGCGAAGGTCGAGGTGAGGAAGATCGGCGCCTTCAGGCTGCCTTCGGACAGCGTGGGGTCGAAGCCGTGACCCATCATCAGCGTGCTGGGCTTGAGGGGCTGTCCGTTGATTTC
It includes:
- a CDS encoding ATP-grasp domain-containing protein is translated as MPGDGPRRGDAFEHDLEVAALRPAFAKSGLELVEIDWRAPLDEFEGIALVLLGTAWDYQDHLAEFLEKLEALTARGIRVCNPPEVVRWNGDKRYLKQLAKAGVPAIPTLWLDDAGRSDVAIALDAFEATRVVVKRQVGAGGLGQHSFAHDALPESTWRMGQPCMIQPFLPSVVEEGEYTFVFIDGTFSHGVLKRAGEGDYRIQSLYGGYECDYAPAPSDLATAERVIAALPFDDPLYARIDMARLPSGELAVMEAEMIEPYLYPQQGPELGDRLAAGIRRKLA
- a CDS encoding cystathionine gamma-synthase family protein; protein product: MSDTPIDPTSPRMAPKRKIPEINGQPLKPSTLMMGHGFDPTLSEGSLKAPIFLTSTFAFPSAADGKRHFEGITGKRPGGADGLVYSRFNAPNQEILEDRLAVWDGAEEALSFSSGMTAIAVLLLAACKAGDVIVHSGPLYAASEGFIAKTMAKYGVSFIDFPAGATREQLDEVMVKAKALAEEKGGEVPMIYLESPGNPTNALVDIEAVKAARDAHFDPDKCSIAIDNTFLGPLWQRPLDHGADLVVYSLTKYVGGHSDLVAGSVSGKKRFIDAIRMLRNTMGGICDPNTAWMLCRSLETVELRMQRAGENAEKVCEFLAQHPKVEGLGYLGMIKDARQQDIYDRHCKGAGSTFSLLLKGGEAECFRFLDALKIAKLAVSLGGTETLASHPASMTHLSVAEGRRAELGISDNLVRISIGIEDPDDLIADFEQALEAV